AAGCTGTTGTGCGTGTAGGGCAAATGCGTGGTTCCGAGCCGGAGCAGCGAATCGACGGATAAAAACCGGTTGTTTAACTGAAAACCGGTGATCGTTACTTCGGGTGGGCGCACGGCGGTTTTATACTCTCCGGGATCAAAAATGACCAGATGCTGGTTGCCGCCGAATGCCAGCCGCCCATTTGCGAGCGCGGTGCTGCGTTCGGGTACGTAACTGTTATTATGAATGGTGAGCAGACCGTCCTGCTGGGCGTATTTGGTGAGTGTCCTGGCAAGCGGATCGAGTTTATAAATGCCGCTGCTGCCCCCGATCCAGACTTTCCCAAAGGCGTCCTTTTGCATGGCATATTGCGTCCCGGATAATTCTCCGTCCGGAATGAGGTCGAAATGAGCGGTGTAGGTTTTCGGGTTGATGACTCCTAATTTTTCCCCACAAACCAGCACCATTGTATCGTTGACGGCGAGGATATCCCTGAGTCCCACGATGTGGCTGGATCCGGTTTTTGAAATGTTAATAGCTTTTAATACCGCCGCATTCCGGGTGTCGATCACGTAAAGGCCCTTTCCTGTTACTGCCACCCAAAGCTTGTCGCCGGGCATCAGAACCATCCTGCTCACAGCCCCTCCGAGTGCTTGTTTTGGCAGGAGCTGCTTTTCTGCAAAGGGTTGTTTTGGGTCAAAAGAAAAGATATTTCCATTCGCCAGGCCCACCCAAATGGTGCCTTTTGTATCCTTCACAATCTGACGGACGTCGCTGTCCTGAAATTGTTTCGGATTGAATAGTGTGGCCGTTTCGGCCTGCGGCGCGTAGCGTGCCAGTCGTCCTCGATCAAAACCCACCCAGACGTTTCCTGCATTGTCTTCACAAATCGACAGTACACGCCGGGTGGCCTCACCCAGCCGGGCTAATGCTGGGACCGGGCCAATTTGCGGGTCATTAAATTCATTGCGCAGCAGGTAAGTCCCCCGGCCCCACGTCCCGATCCAGAGGCGGTTTTGCCTGTCAGAGAGCAGGCTGCTGATCACCCCGGATTGTTTCTCCTGACTGAACATAATGTGTGTATACTGGTTTTTGTTTCCCCTGGTGTAGTACAGGCCATTGTCAGTAGCAACCCACAAAATGCCTTCCCGATCTTCAAAAATCCCGGAAATGGCATTGAAATGTATACCGTACGGATTATTGGCCGGCGAGCGCAGATCTATAAACGATTGGCCGTGATGGCCGCGGAAGTAGTTGTGTCCGTAGGCAATGGTGATCGAGTCTTCGTAATTTCCAAAGCCATATACTTCAAAAAAGTGGCTGCCGTCGGGATTGTTCATGCCCATCGTATCGGCAGTAAAAATTCCTTTCTTTCTGTCAAAACAAAGGAACTGCGTGCGGGAAGGCCCGGCTGAGACCATCCAGTAAAGGTTCTTGTTGTCGATGTGCATTCGGGAAATGACCGGCGGGACCTGTTTGCTGCGGAGTAGCGGGTCATTCAGCGGATTGCGCGACCGGGAATAATAGGTTTTGCTTTTTTTGTCCCAAAAACCAAAATCATTTTTTGACAAAACCCAGTACCTGCCCATTTTCGGGTCGGGCACAATGTCGGTGATTTGAAGGGAATCGGGTAGCTGGGCGGGATTATTTGTCCTGGAAAACTCATTTTTCTCCGGATCGAAGTATTGATGGTTCTTTCCGATATGTACCAGGAATATTTTTCCGGCATCATCTTTCCTCAGCCAGATCTTGAAAGGGCCGTATACCTCCTTATTTCCCTCGTATGCTATATTTTGAAAGGAAAAATTTTCGGCATTGCATATCCCTACTTTGCTGCCGGACCTGACCCAGAGCCTGCCGTCCCCATCAGCCAGCATCTGGTCCACGCGTTCGCGCAGGACAACCCGCATATTGTTCCCGTCAAAACGCTGCAGGCCGCTTTGTGAGCCGATCCAAAGGTAACCTGTTTTGTCCTGCCAGGTACACAGGATTTGGTTGGAAAGCAAGCCTTCCCCGATTGACAACCGGTTGAAAATGTAATTCTG
This Dyadobacter sp. UC 10 DNA region includes the following protein-coding sequences:
- a CDS encoding ligand-binding sensor domain-containing protein; this translates as MISRAFLILLLIQASWACYGQNYIFNRLSIGEGLLSNQILCTWQDKTGYLWIGSQSGLQRFDGNNMRVVLRERVDQMLADGDGRLWVRSGSKVGICNAENFSFQNIAYEGNKEVYGPFKIWLRKDDAGKIFLVHIGKNHQYFDPEKNEFSRTNNPAQLPDSLQITDIVPDPKMGRYWVLSKNDFGFWDKKSKTYYSRSRNPLNDPLLRSKQVPPVISRMHIDNKNLYWMVSAGPSRTQFLCFDRKKGIFTADTMGMNNPDGSHFFEVYGFGNYEDSITIAYGHNYFRGHHGQSFIDLRSPANNPYGIHFNAISGIFEDREGILWVATDNGLYYTRGNKNQYTHIMFSQEKQSGVISSLLSDRQNRLWIGTWGRGTYLLRNEFNDPQIGPVPALARLGEATRRVLSICEDNAGNVWVGFDRGRLARYAPQAETATLFNPKQFQDSDVRQIVKDTKGTIWVGLANGNIFSFDPKQPFAEKQLLPKQALGGAVSRMVLMPGDKLWVAVTGKGLYVIDTRNAAVLKAINISKTGSSHIVGLRDILAVNDTMVLVCGEKLGVINPKTYTAHFDLIPDGELSGTQYAMQKDAFGKVWIGGSSGIYKLDPLARTLTKYAQQDGLLTIHNNSYVPERSTALANGRLAFGGNQHLVIFDPGEYKTAVRPPEVTITGFQLNNRFLSVDSLLRLGTTHLPYTHNSFRIDFAALSFAHRERILYEYKMEGLDENWLQAPARGQVNYNFLPPGQYRFLVRAKNELGEYSSKVTRFDLRIQPPFWQTIWFYLLLAVVTACVLFYLHRQRVEKLLHIEKVRNRLARDLHDDMGSTLSTINILSNIALQQKSLDETKSKQYLSTISQSTHQMMDAMDDIVWSINPVNDSIAKIVTRMKETAGNILEPKQIDYRFEIDPAVPELHFSMEARREIFLIFKEALNNIVKYAESSLVVISLAKKGTQLTLRITDNGVGFEIPQAGSAVRGNGLKNMQLRAGNVKGTLTVRSQRGAGTSIELFMPIA